From a region of the Thermomicrobium roseum DSM 5159 genome:
- a CDS encoding acyl-CoA thioesterase codes for MQYHRPLLLHDTGTCTLAVQDVQRSSLPFAFTLQRHGDARPAVTGSMLCVCVDGATRRPVPLPRTIREALADDAYMLAEAS; via the coding sequence GTGCAGTATCACCGCCCCCTCCTGTTACACGATACAGGTACATGCACGCTCGCCGTCCAGGATGTCCAGCGCTCGAGCCTTCCCTTCGCGTTCACCCTGCAACGACACGGCGACGCTCGACCTGCGGTGACCGGATCGATGCTCTGTGTCTGCGTCGACGGAGCGACGCGCCGGCCGGTCCCTCTTCCTCGGACGATCCGCGAGGCGCTTGCAGACGATGCCTACATGCTCGCCGAGGCGAGCTGA
- a CDS encoding c-type cytochrome, whose amino-acid sequence MRRLLLFGCLLSALLLVACGGGGGRSEEKVTPPPVNAELAAAGKEYFNKYACSTCHSMAGQAGIGPALNGIYGKKVQLEDGSSVVVDDAYLRESILQPDAKTVKGYPKGSMTNVIMPFMPELQKPEVLDALVEYIKSTT is encoded by the coding sequence ATGCGTCGCCTACTCCTGTTCGGGTGCCTGCTGTCGGCCTTGCTTCTGGTTGCCTGTGGTGGAGGCGGAGGCAGGTCAGAGGAGAAGGTCACACCGCCACCGGTCAACGCTGAACTCGCTGCTGCCGGAAAAGAATACTTCAATAAATATGCGTGCAGTACTTGTCATAGCATGGCAGGCCAAGCGGGGATCGGCCCGGCGCTGAATGGTATTTACGGCAAAAAGGTGCAGCTCGAGGATGGCTCGAGTGTCGTCGTTGATGACGCTTATCTGCGCGAGTCGATCCTCCAACCGGATGCCAAGACAGTGAAGGGCTATCCGAAGGGCTCGATGACCAATGTGATTATGCCCTTCATGCCGGAACTCCAAAAGCCAGAAGTCCTGGATGCTCTGGTGGAGTACATCAAGAGCACGACGTGA
- the nadC gene encoding carboxylating nicotinate-nucleotide diphosphorylase has protein sequence MVAPDWDIPLLVLRESVCAWLREDLGYGDRTTLAVVSPGATGTAAIVMRQPGVLCGMPVIEAVFAELDTRLRVTTMCREGELVPEGTVVGQVVGPLRGILAGERLALNLLQRLSGIATLTRRFVDAVAGTGVMILDTRKTTPGLRLLEKYAVRVGGGRNHRFGLFDGVLIKDNHVRVAGSVREAVQRVRNVIPHTMLVEVEVTTLEELDEALAAGADWILLDNMDVETMREAVRRVAGRAKLEASGGVTLERVRAIAETGVDAISVGALTHSASALDISLEVVAVDGR, from the coding sequence TTGGTTGCGCCCGACTGGGACATTCCGCTTCTGGTCCTCCGCGAATCGGTCTGCGCGTGGTTGCGCGAGGATTTGGGCTATGGGGATCGCACCACACTTGCGGTCGTGTCTCCGGGTGCGACCGGCACTGCGGCGATCGTGATGCGGCAACCCGGTGTCCTCTGTGGAATGCCCGTGATCGAAGCAGTCTTTGCCGAGCTCGACACACGCCTCCGGGTCACGACGATGTGTCGGGAGGGGGAATTGGTTCCGGAGGGCACCGTTGTCGGCCAAGTTGTGGGACCGCTCCGCGGCATCCTTGCTGGTGAGCGACTGGCACTCAATCTCCTGCAGCGCCTTTCCGGTATCGCGACACTGACTCGCCGCTTCGTCGATGCGGTGGCTGGGACGGGCGTGATGATCCTGGATACTCGCAAAACGACACCGGGGCTTCGTTTGCTCGAGAAGTACGCGGTACGCGTCGGGGGTGGGCGGAACCACCGCTTCGGTCTGTTCGATGGGGTTCTCATCAAGGACAACCACGTCCGAGTGGCGGGAAGTGTGCGCGAAGCTGTGCAGCGGGTACGCAACGTGATTCCACACACGATGCTGGTCGAAGTCGAGGTGACGACGCTCGAGGAATTGGACGAAGCACTGGCCGCTGGTGCGGACTGGATTCTGCTCGATAACATGGATGTCGAGACGATGCGTGAGGCCGTCCGTCGCGTGGCTGGGCGTGCCAAGCTCGAGGCATCCGGTGGTGTAACGCTCGAGCGCGTGCGCGCGATCGCCGAGACAGGAGTGGATGCGATTTCGGTCGGCGCGCTGACGCACTCAGCGTCTGCACTCGACATCTCCCTGGAGGTCGTGGCTGTCGACGGACGCTGA
- the nadA gene encoding quinolinate synthase NadA: MEQQELVREILRLKEERRAVILAHSYQRPEVQDIADFVGDSLGLSREATRTDADVIVFCGVHFMAETAAILNPEKTVLLPDLEAGCSLAETINPEDVRAWREQHPDGIVVAYVNTSAAVKAMADICCTSANAVEVVASLPEDRPIFFVPDMFLGAHVERVTGRKLDIWLGECHVHAGIRSEDLAAQLAAHPDAEFLIHPECGCSSTCIFLRPDAKLLSTEGMVRYAAQSAAREFVVATEVGILHRLHQKAPGKRFIPVREDAICHYMKRVTLEKVYESLRDLKYVITVPEEIAVPARRALEAMLALG; the protein is encoded by the coding sequence ATGGAACAGCAGGAACTCGTTCGAGAGATTCTCCGACTCAAGGAGGAGCGTCGTGCGGTCATCCTGGCACATAGCTACCAACGGCCAGAGGTGCAGGATATCGCTGACTTCGTCGGTGATTCGCTCGGGTTGTCGCGCGAAGCGACGCGGACGGATGCCGACGTCATCGTTTTCTGTGGCGTGCATTTCATGGCCGAGACCGCGGCGATTTTGAATCCCGAGAAAACGGTTCTACTGCCTGATCTCGAGGCCGGCTGTTCGCTCGCCGAGACGATCAACCCGGAGGACGTGCGGGCCTGGCGCGAGCAACACCCTGACGGAATCGTCGTGGCCTACGTGAATACCAGTGCAGCAGTGAAGGCCATGGCCGACATCTGTTGCACGAGCGCGAACGCTGTGGAAGTAGTCGCGAGCCTGCCAGAAGATCGACCGATCTTCTTCGTTCCCGACATGTTCCTGGGTGCACATGTCGAGCGCGTGACGGGGCGTAAGCTGGATATCTGGCTCGGCGAATGTCATGTCCATGCGGGGATTCGAAGTGAAGATCTTGCAGCGCAGCTCGCTGCGCATCCGGACGCCGAATTCCTCATCCACCCGGAGTGCGGTTGCAGCTCGACCTGCATCTTCCTCCGCCCGGATGCGAAGTTGCTCTCGACTGAAGGGATGGTTCGCTACGCTGCTCAGTCGGCAGCACGGGAATTCGTTGTGGCAACGGAAGTCGGTATCCTGCACCGGTTGCACCAGAAAGCCCCGGGGAAGCGCTTCATCCCAGTCCGCGAGGACGCGATCTGTCACTACATGAAGCGAGTCACGCTCGAAAAGGTGTACGAGTCGCTGCGCGATCTGAAGTATGTGATCACGGTTCCCGAGGAGATCGCTGTGCCGGCACGCCGTGCCTTGGAGGCGATGCTCGCTCTGGGGTGA
- a CDS encoding ABC transporter substrate-binding protein produces MFLADRFTRRRFFALGAIALATACRRGAGSPPTETAPTSTPPALGPTPASGQLEAVSVALDWYPWSNHTGLLMAQERGFFRGQGLEVTLDVPANPEDVLKLVATGRNTFGISYQTDVLLARAEGIPIVSIAALVQHPLNSVMALERSGITRPRDLVGKQVGYPGLPSDEALLATMLETDGAHLDDVKLVNVGYELVRALLSGQVDAVIGAYWVHESILIEQQGERPVILRVEQWGVPDFYELVMVTSEQQVREQPDRVQRFVGAMIQGYREAAADLDGAVQLLVRKYPETNQTLEERGIRLLAPLWTEGVPIFGWQEEKRWTDYAAWMRSRGLLHGDLDARLAFTNRFVEAARE; encoded by the coding sequence ATGTTCCTGGCCGATCGCTTCACCCGCCGGCGTTTCTTCGCCCTCGGCGCCATCGCTCTCGCTACCGCCTGTCGTCGCGGAGCGGGGTCGCCACCGACCGAGACGGCTCCGACGTCGACTCCGCCTGCACTCGGCCCCACGCCTGCATCCGGCCAACTCGAGGCAGTCAGTGTCGCGCTCGACTGGTACCCCTGGTCCAATCACACCGGACTGCTCATGGCGCAGGAACGAGGTTTCTTTCGCGGGCAGGGACTCGAGGTCACGCTCGACGTGCCAGCCAACCCGGAAGACGTGCTCAAACTCGTGGCCACCGGACGCAATACGTTCGGTATCAGCTACCAGACCGACGTCCTCCTCGCCCGCGCCGAAGGTATCCCGATCGTCTCGATCGCAGCGCTCGTTCAGCATCCGTTGAATTCCGTCATGGCGTTGGAGCGAAGCGGTATCACGCGACCACGCGATCTCGTCGGTAAGCAGGTCGGTTACCCAGGCCTCCCCAGCGACGAAGCCCTGCTGGCGACCATGTTGGAAACCGACGGCGCGCACCTCGACGACGTGAAACTGGTGAACGTGGGTTACGAGCTCGTGCGAGCCTTGCTGAGCGGGCAGGTCGATGCAGTGATCGGTGCCTACTGGGTTCACGAGTCGATTCTCATCGAGCAACAAGGCGAACGACCCGTCATTTTGCGCGTCGAACAGTGGGGCGTGCCCGATTTTTACGAACTCGTCATGGTGACGAGTGAGCAGCAGGTCCGCGAGCAACCTGACCGCGTACAGCGCTTCGTAGGCGCGATGATCCAGGGCTATCGTGAAGCAGCGGCCGATCTCGATGGAGCAGTCCAGCTTCTGGTTCGGAAGTACCCGGAAACGAATCAGACGCTCGAAGAGCGTGGCATCCGCCTCCTGGCCCCGCTGTGGACGGAGGGAGTACCCATCTTCGGCTGGCAAGAGGAAAAGCGCTGGACCGACTACGCCGCTTGGATGCGATCTCGTGGACTCTTACACGGCGACCTGGATGCCCGGCTCGCCTTCACGAACCGGTTCGTGGAGGCAGCACGCGAGTAA
- a CDS encoding ABC transporter permease: MMRDRVLPSLLLITALFAWELACRVFAVPDWVLPPPSAILAALLRDYRLLLFHLSVTMQEIGLGLIVSIVLAIVLAIGIVASRLIERSVYPLVVASQAIPIVALAPLLLIWFGYGLTPKVIVVVLICFFPIAVNMVDGLRGVDHELIDMVRSLGASKWQTLRFVRLPAALPAFFSGLRVAAAVSVIGALIGEWIGASAGLGYLMIRAAAQFHTDRVFAAVLVSALVSIALFASVTWLERQTLPWRTRPRTEP, encoded by the coding sequence ATGATGCGTGACCGAGTGTTGCCGAGCCTTCTCCTCATCACAGCTCTCTTCGCCTGGGAACTGGCCTGCCGCGTATTCGCGGTCCCAGACTGGGTTCTGCCTCCACCGAGCGCGATCCTCGCCGCGCTGCTCCGCGATTACCGTCTTCTGCTCTTTCATCTCAGTGTCACCATGCAGGAAATCGGGTTGGGGCTCATCGTTTCCATCGTTCTGGCGATCGTCCTGGCGATCGGTATCGTCGCCTCGCGGCTCATCGAACGCTCGGTGTACCCGCTCGTTGTCGCTTCCCAAGCGATCCCGATCGTTGCGCTGGCTCCGCTGCTCCTGATTTGGTTCGGCTACGGCTTGACGCCCAAGGTGATCGTTGTCGTTCTCATCTGCTTCTTCCCGATCGCCGTCAACATGGTCGACGGCCTCCGCGGGGTCGATCACGAACTGATCGATATGGTCCGCAGCTTGGGTGCCTCCAAATGGCAGACTCTCCGTTTCGTGCGGCTCCCGGCAGCTCTCCCAGCATTCTTTTCCGGACTCCGCGTCGCTGCTGCTGTGAGCGTGATCGGTGCTCTCATCGGGGAATGGATCGGCGCTTCCGCTGGGCTCGGCTATCTCATGATCCGGGCAGCCGCGCAATTCCACACCGATCGCGTCTTCGCTGCTGTTCTCGTGAGTGCACTCGTCAGCATCGCGCTGTTCGCGAGCGTGACGTGGCTCGAGCGTCAGACCCTTCCCTGGCGCACCCGGCCACGAACGGAACCCTGA
- a CDS encoding ABC transporter ATP-binding protein → MSRVDTDWRLELRGVTKVFQRDQLQVHALGPLDLRVADGEFVSIIGPSGCGKSTLLDMIAGLEQPTSGEIWLDGAPAPYRLGKVAYMHQRDLLLPWRTVLENAILPLEVKRIPRRQAIERAMPWLRRFGLAEFASSYPAQLSGGMRQRAAFLRTLLTQCPLMLLDEPFGALDALTRSSMQEWLLMLWEELDRTVILVTHDVEEAVLLSDRVVVLSQRPGTIVADIPVDLPRTRTYAIVTDQAFVSLKARLLATLRRQPTLGVVTDDA, encoded by the coding sequence GTGAGCCGCGTCGATACCGACTGGCGCCTGGAACTTCGCGGTGTCACCAAGGTCTTCCAGCGTGACCAGCTGCAGGTTCATGCTCTCGGCCCGCTCGACCTGCGCGTCGCCGACGGTGAGTTCGTCAGCATCATCGGGCCGTCCGGATGCGGGAAGAGCACGCTTCTCGACATGATCGCCGGTCTCGAGCAGCCGACGAGCGGAGAGATCTGGCTCGATGGAGCTCCCGCCCCGTACCGACTCGGTAAGGTCGCCTACATGCACCAACGTGACCTCCTTCTCCCCTGGCGGACAGTGCTCGAGAACGCGATCCTTCCCCTGGAGGTAAAACGCATTCCTCGTCGCCAGGCCATCGAGCGAGCGATGCCGTGGCTCCGCCGTTTTGGCTTGGCCGAGTTCGCTTCTAGTTATCCAGCACAACTCTCGGGCGGCATGCGCCAGCGCGCGGCGTTTTTGCGCACGCTGCTCACCCAATGCCCGCTCATGCTCCTGGACGAGCCGTTCGGTGCACTCGATGCCTTGACGCGCTCGAGCATGCAGGAGTGGTTACTCATGCTGTGGGAGGAGCTCGACCGCACTGTCATCCTCGTCACGCATGACGTCGAGGAGGCAGTCTTGCTCAGCGATCGCGTCGTTGTCCTCAGCCAGCGTCCCGGCACGATCGTGGCCGACATTCCCGTCGATTTGCCCCGCACCCGGACATACGCGATCGTGACCGACCAGGCATTCGTCTCCCTCAAAGCGCGCTTGCTCGCCACGCTCCGTCGCCAGCCAACCCTGGGAGTTGTGACCGATGATGCGTGA